Part of the bacterium Unc6 genome is shown below.
ACCTGTGCGCCAAGTGATGCCATCTCAAGCATCTCGTCATAACTTATTCTATCAATCTTTCGTGCATCCGGCACTATCTTTGGGTCCGATGTATATATACCGTTCACATCCGTGTACATCTGGCAACATTGAACATTTAATGCCTTTGCCAGCGCAACTGCTGTAAGATTGGACCCTCCTCTCCCAAGTGTGGTTATATCATCTTTTTCTGTAGTGCCTTGAAAACCTGCAACAACCACAATCTTCTTTTTTTTAAGTTCTTCAAGTATCCTTTTAGGTTTTAAAGAAAGTATCTTTGCATTTGTATACGCCCCATCTGTGATAATTCCAACCTGAGCACCTGTTAATGATATTGCGCCTTCTCCAAGATTATGTATGGCCATTGCAAGCAGTGCAATGCTTACCTGTTCACCTGTGGAAAGAAGCATATCAAGTTCTCTTTGGGGCGGATTTTTTATAATCTTTTTTGAAAGCTTAAGAAGATCATCTGTGGTGCTGCCAAGTGCAGACACTACTACAACAACATTTTTCCCGGAACGATAGGATTTAACAACCCTTTCTGCAACATTCATAATTTTTTTAGCATTTGCCATGCTTGTTCCGCCATATTTTTGAACTACAATTTCTTTCATTTTTTAAAAGTTACCTCCTATCTCCTACCTCCTATCTACTATCTACTACCTACTACCCTTTATCATTTCCCCAATAAGTTCATACCCTTTCTCAATATTATATCCTGTCTTTGCCGCATCGGACTCATTAAACCCAAGTCCTGGATTGCAGATGTCTATACCGCTTCCAGCCATTGCAAAACAAACAG
Proteins encoded:
- a CDS encoding aspartate kinase, producing MKEIVVQKYGGTSMANAKKIMNVAERVVKSYRSGKNVVVVVSALGSTTDDLLKLSKKIIKNPPQRELDMLLSTGEQVSIALLAMAIHNLGEGAISLTGAQVGIITDGAYTNAKILSLKPKRILEELKKKKIVVVAGFQGTTEKDDITTLGRGGSNLTAVALAKALNVQCCQMYTDVNGIYTSDPKIVPDARKIDRISYDEMLEMASLGAQVLQARSIEFAKKYNIVIDVRSSFNEKPGTLIVEEVQNMEGSVVTGVTVQKDEAKLTVCDVPDRKGVAAKLFRHLSDANVNVDMIVQNISRTGTTDISFTVHKNDIKKAKDVSCKIAKEIKAGDIIEDLDIAKISIVGAGMKTHTGVAAVMFETFAKEGINIKMISTSEIKISCIIKKRYAEQAARAIHTMFGLGKK